Proteins encoded in a region of the Rhodococcus sp. SBT000017 genome:
- a CDS encoding triacylglycerol lipase codes for MSNTLSRVLPTAVAAAVAGALCLTGAGTATAAPASPTGTSVSATPVLEGANDFGCVPSAAHPRPVVLVHGTKMDASTWKTLAPQLKSEGYCVFAPNYGGVSLLLDPSTTIWGSGDIAESGRQIGRFVDEVLAATGAEQVDLVGHSQGGTSSRQYMKFDGGTDPQDPARNKVHTLVTLGATNHGTTFGGLQQLSELLTSLGLPGDALTPLTYNMAGAQQLVGSTTLTSLNDGGDVQTGVEYTVIATRNDTVSTPPGNTFLRSGDPSTVHNVWVQDVCPSATTSHIGLVTDPAPLYMVKSALDPDYAATTPAPC; via the coding sequence ATGTCGAACACGCTTTCCCGAGTGCTGCCCACGGCGGTTGCTGCCGCCGTTGCCGGCGCCCTGTGCCTGACCGGGGCGGGAACGGCGACCGCGGCACCCGCCTCCCCCACGGGCACCTCTGTTTCGGCCACCCCCGTCCTGGAGGGCGCGAACGACTTCGGCTGTGTGCCCAGTGCAGCGCATCCACGTCCGGTGGTTCTCGTGCACGGAACGAAGATGGATGCGTCGACGTGGAAGACGCTCGCACCGCAGTTGAAGAGCGAGGGGTACTGCGTCTTCGCCCCCAACTACGGCGGCGTCTCGCTCCTGCTCGATCCCAGCACGACCATCTGGGGTTCGGGCGATATCGCCGAGTCGGGACGGCAGATCGGCCGCTTCGTCGACGAGGTACTTGCCGCCACCGGTGCCGAACAGGTCGATCTCGTCGGCCATTCACAGGGCGGCACTTCCTCGCGCCAGTACATGAAGTTCGACGGCGGCACCGATCCGCAGGACCCGGCCCGCAACAAGGTGCACACATTGGTCACCCTCGGTGCCACCAACCACGGCACCACGTTCGGAGGTTTGCAGCAGCTCTCCGAACTGCTCACCTCGCTCGGTCTCCCCGGTGACGCGCTCACCCCGCTCACGTACAACATGGCCGGTGCACAGCAGTTGGTCGGTTCGACGACGTTGACGAGCCTGAACGACGGCGGAGACGTCCAAACGGGAGTCGAGTACACCGTCATCGCCACCCGCAACGACACGGTGTCGACACCCCCGGGGAACACCTTCCTCCGGTCGGGTGATCCGTCGACGGTGCACAACGTATGGGTCCAGGACGTGTGCCCGTCCGCCACGACATCGCACATCGGCCTCGTCACCGATCCCGCGCCGCTGTACATGGTCAAGTCGGCACTCGATCCCGATTACGCAGCGACCACACCGGCACCCTGCTGA
- a CDS encoding ABC transporter permease — MTMSEASVSTTRVSSLTFPEPNMVLGEGSVRALWTHSLIQAKRLLMRWMRDPSTMIQALLYPALMLVMFRVVLGNSISAATGSPAIYGQVPMIALVGAMFGSIVSAVGLKGERKSGLLSRFWTTPTHRAAGLLGRMIAEAVRVLVTTLVITSAGVAMGFRFTQGVPAGILLILVPIVFGIGFAVMVTFLATVAGDAPLVEVVSIFATLLMFFNAGFVPVLAYPPWLQPVVAAQPMSVAVDAMRNLAMGGPVLTPVLQTLAWSLGMAAVFLIPAIRGYKKASATG; from the coding sequence ATGACGATGTCCGAAGCGTCGGTGAGTACAACCCGCGTGTCCAGCTTGACCTTTCCCGAACCCAACATGGTCCTGGGCGAAGGGTCCGTCCGTGCTCTCTGGACCCACAGCCTGATCCAGGCCAAGCGACTGTTGATGCGATGGATGCGCGATCCGTCGACGATGATTCAGGCGTTGCTGTACCCCGCCTTGATGCTGGTCATGTTCCGTGTCGTACTCGGCAACTCGATTTCCGCGGCGACCGGATCACCCGCGATCTACGGCCAGGTGCCGATGATCGCCCTCGTCGGGGCCATGTTCGGATCCATCGTCAGCGCGGTCGGACTCAAGGGCGAACGCAAATCGGGTTTGCTGTCACGGTTCTGGACGACACCCACGCACCGGGCCGCCGGCCTGCTGGGCAGAATGATTGCCGAAGCAGTTCGGGTGCTCGTCACTACCCTCGTCATCACCAGTGCCGGAGTGGCGATGGGATTCCGCTTCACTCAGGGAGTTCCGGCCGGCATCTTGTTGATCTTGGTGCCGATCGTATTCGGTATCGGGTTCGCGGTCATGGTGACATTCCTGGCCACCGTCGCCGGCGACGCACCTCTGGTCGAAGTCGTGTCGATCTTCGCAACGCTTCTCATGTTCTTCAATGCCGGCTTCGTACCCGTGCTGGCCTACCCGCCGTGGCTCCAACCGGTCGTCGCGGCGCAGCCGATGTCGGTCGCGGTCGATGCAATGCGAAACCTGGCAATGGGTGGTCCGGTCCTGACGCCGGTGTTGCAAACTCTGGCGTGGTCACTCGGAATGGCAGCTGTGTTTCTGATCCCCGCAATCCGCGGCTACAAGAAGGCATCCGCGACCGGCTGA
- a CDS encoding ABC transporter permease, with translation MTATTRGVADSQARTVPRTDVGSTAQQPKRRSRTKPSGFVQWQALTGRALWTMLTKGELLVAVIAPLIFTVGFYLPLKFVMGLQGIDYAQFLMPIIVLQAMAFTAISAAQRASAEAMSGLNSRLKTMPVVRGVPLVARISSGVVRSLVSLVSALGFGYVIGFRFTAGFGQAVLFCALAMLISTTLSIGADAIGTLSKSPEATSQVLTLPQLILGMASCGFVPESGFPELIRPFVRNQPISQFSFAMRDMAEGGVSFQVLWPSLAWVAGLILFFVPLAIWASSRPE, from the coding sequence ATGACGGCCACGACACGAGGCGTGGCCGATTCGCAGGCCAGGACCGTGCCGAGGACCGATGTCGGGTCGACGGCTCAGCAGCCGAAGCGGCGGTCGAGGACGAAGCCGTCGGGATTCGTGCAGTGGCAGGCTCTGACCGGGCGCGCACTGTGGACCATGCTGACCAAGGGTGAGTTGTTGGTCGCGGTCATCGCCCCGCTCATCTTCACCGTCGGCTTCTATCTGCCCCTCAAGTTCGTCATGGGTCTGCAGGGAATCGACTACGCCCAGTTCCTGATGCCGATCATCGTGCTGCAGGCCATGGCGTTCACCGCGATCTCGGCGGCACAGCGTGCCTCGGCCGAGGCCATGAGTGGCCTGAACTCGCGGTTGAAGACCATGCCCGTCGTGCGCGGTGTGCCTCTGGTCGCGAGAATCTCGAGCGGTGTCGTCCGCTCGTTGGTCTCGCTCGTATCCGCCCTCGGTTTCGGCTATGTGATCGGTTTTCGCTTCACCGCGGGATTCGGCCAGGCCGTGTTGTTCTGCGCACTCGCCATGCTGATCAGCACCACGTTGTCGATCGGTGCCGATGCGATCGGAACGCTGTCGAAAAGTCCCGAGGCGACCAGCCAGGTACTGACCCTCCCCCAGCTGATTCTGGGTATGGCCTCGTGCGGGTTCGTTCCGGAAAGTGGTTTCCCGGAACTGATCCGACCGTTCGTACGCAACCAGCCGATCTCGCAGTTCTCCTTCGCGATGCGGGACATGGCCGAAGGCGGAGTCAGCTTCCAGGTGTTGTGGCCGTCGCTCGCGTGGGTGGCCGGCTTGATCCTGTTCTTCGTACCGCTCGCCATCTGGGCGAGCTCCAGGCCAGAGTGA
- a CDS encoding glycosyltransferase family 2 protein: MDRARAAHPSISVIIPVSSLDPLLDAQLQALAEQDADCPFDVLISDNAGDGRVSDHVSSHPLRDRLRLTCVDASAQVGAAHARNRGAENASGDLLMFCDADDVVHPSWLRTLAELARSFDVAGTAVETQTLNSAQALSWTPTTPPEDQGRTDFLPFAIGASMACWASVYRDLGGMDNRFRASQDVEFCWRAQLAGYTLGFSTEAVVAYRLRAELRPMLRQSFRLGFGFAKLRGIYRTQGCPAMSIRTVASWWTALLVRNPLLPTAWTGLARGHWSRALFIRVGEVRGGIAYRAFCW, translated from the coding sequence GTGGACCGTGCGCGCGCGGCACATCCGTCGATCTCGGTGATCATTCCTGTGAGCTCGCTCGATCCCCTGCTCGACGCGCAGTTGCAGGCATTGGCGGAGCAGGATGCCGACTGTCCGTTCGATGTGCTGATCTCGGACAACGCCGGTGACGGACGAGTCAGCGATCACGTCTCCTCGCACCCTCTACGGGATCGACTGCGACTGACCTGTGTCGACGCCTCTGCGCAGGTCGGCGCGGCGCATGCCCGCAATCGCGGTGCCGAGAATGCCTCCGGCGACCTGTTGATGTTCTGCGACGCAGACGACGTGGTGCATCCGTCGTGGCTACGAACCCTCGCCGAACTGGCCAGGTCTTTCGACGTGGCGGGTACCGCGGTGGAGACACAGACGTTGAACAGTGCACAGGCGTTGTCCTGGACTCCGACCACACCGCCGGAGGATCAGGGCCGTACGGATTTCCTGCCGTTCGCCATCGGGGCCAGCATGGCCTGCTGGGCGTCGGTCTACCGCGATCTCGGTGGCATGGACAACCGGTTCAGGGCCAGCCAGGACGTGGAATTCTGCTGGCGCGCGCAGTTGGCCGGCTACACCCTCGGCTTCAGTACCGAGGCTGTCGTCGCCTATCGACTCCGCGCCGAGCTCCGACCCATGCTGCGCCAATCGTTCCGGCTCGGATTCGGCTTCGCCAAGCTGCGGGGAATCTATCGGACCCAGGGTTGCCCGGCCATGAGTATCCGTACGGTCGCGTCGTGGTGGACGGCCCTGCTGGTTCGCAATCCGCTTCTACCGACGGCGTGGACCGGGTTGGCCCGTGGTCATTGGTCGAGGGCCCTGTTCATCCGGGTGGGCGAAGTTCGCGGGGGCATCGCCTATCGCGCCTTCTGCTGGTGA
- a CDS encoding ATP-binding cassette domain-containing protein codes for MSSAQHAAVHVEDVHKSFGDVQALRGISFSAERGTVLGILGPNGAGKTTTVKVLSTLIAPDSGRAFVAGHDVVADAPAVRRSIMMTGQYAALDDTLSGRENIELFGRLMGLDKKAAKARAKALLDEFDLSDTGKRPVRGYSGGMRRRIDIACGLVVRPEVVFLDEPTTGLDPRSRQGVWSLVEALKAQGITVLLTTQYLEEADVLSDNIIVIDKGTVIAEGTSDHLKAMTGGSYCEVVPLDPGQLRAAAEALGDMVPAAVHAEITAASDRLSVPAPDGAATLSEILRRIDAVGIVLADIALRRPSLDDVFLTLTGHSQTSTTP; via the coding sequence ATGTCGTCAGCTCAACACGCAGCCGTACACGTGGAGGATGTACACAAGTCCTTCGGCGATGTGCAGGCGTTGCGCGGCATCAGCTTCTCCGCAGAGCGGGGAACCGTTCTGGGCATTCTCGGCCCGAACGGTGCAGGCAAGACGACGACCGTGAAAGTGCTGTCCACCCTGATCGCACCCGACAGCGGCAGAGCCTTCGTCGCGGGTCACGATGTGGTGGCCGACGCTCCGGCAGTCCGTCGTTCGATCATGATGACCGGGCAGTACGCGGCTCTCGACGACACGCTGTCCGGCCGCGAGAACATCGAGCTCTTCGGTCGCCTGATGGGTCTGGACAAGAAGGCCGCCAAGGCGCGAGCCAAGGCGTTGCTCGACGAGTTCGACCTCTCCGACACCGGCAAGCGCCCCGTGCGCGGCTACTCGGGCGGTATGCGTCGCCGTATCGACATCGCCTGCGGCCTCGTCGTGCGGCCGGAGGTCGTCTTCCTGGACGAGCCGACCACCGGACTCGACCCACGCAGTCGGCAGGGCGTCTGGTCGTTGGTCGAGGCGCTCAAGGCGCAGGGCATCACCGTGCTGTTGACGACGCAGTATCTCGAAGAAGCAGACGTCCTGAGCGACAACATCATCGTCATCGACAAGGGCACGGTCATCGCGGAAGGCACGTCGGACCATCTCAAGGCCATGACCGGCGGCAGCTACTGCGAGGTCGTTCCCCTCGATCCCGGCCAACTCCGCGCGGCCGCCGAAGCCCTGGGCGACATGGTCCCCGCTGCAGTGCACGCCGAGATCACCGCTGCCTCGGACCGGCTCTCCGTTCCTGCACCCGACGGCGCAGCCACTCTGTCGGAGATTCTGCGCCGGATCGATGCGGTGGGAATCGTGCTCGCCGACATCGCCCTCCGCCGTCCGTCGCTCGACGACGTGTTCCTCACTCTCACCGGGCACTCGCAGACGAGCACCACGCCATGA
- a CDS encoding non-ribosomal peptide synthetase, with translation MVRWREGPSGPVIEYLGRNDFQVQVRGFRIELGEIDAVLTALDGVEFAATLGYQGPTGETVLAAYVLPTTGAELDVDHVLDAAGRSLPAHMVPSVVTVIESIPLTPTGKLDRDALPEPVFEVAEFRAPATPTEQAVADIFVELLGVERVGLDDDFFALGGNSLIATKLAARLGSALGVHVPARSVFESSTVEALANAADSVDAPVRARLDASRARPQHIPLSSAQQRMWFLNRLDTSSAINNVPVALLLRGSLDIDALQAAVIDVVGRHESLRTVYPDIDGSGYQHVLDEADTQVDTAVVPVTRESALADVTQFFTRGFDVTTEIPFRVRLFEITDPAGPVPEYVLAFVAHHISADGLSMAPLSRDVMTAYLARRSGSAPQWTPLAVQYVDYTLWQLDMLGSESDPNSLANKQIRYWQHALDGLPEQLELPADRPRPRVASGRGAVVSFDIDAELHARVLECARTSESTPFMVVHAALAVLLARLSGTADIAVGAPVGGRGDARLDDLVGMFVNTVVLRTPVAPDASFAQVLDTVRTADLEAFDNVDVPFERLVEVLDPVRSQGRHPLVQVALFFQNFSQGSFELPDLGVEAFGSGVASAKFDLQVTFTERGDGEGLAVELMYATDLFDESTVTSFGHRLVTVLDAVTARPELPVGDIDVLDAGERDRIVSVVNDTRVSAAAAGEVLLDGFDRVVVDSPDAVALVFGERSLTYREFSDRVDATAWLLQERGVGPGALVGLAMRRSVELVVGMYAVLRSGAAYVPVDPDQPAERNDYILDTASPVVVLSTARDDFVTGTAIPVVDITDPPVPGVSVAFPRAVGGDLAYVLFTSGSTGRPKGVAVEHRAIVNQMAWMAQEYGLDASDVYLQKTATTFDVSLWGFFLPLRTGGRLIVAAPGAQRDVEAVAADIARHGVTVTDFVPSMLTVFAESVAAQSISSLRHIFVIGEALPARTVGACRAVSDARVHNLYGPTEAAVSVTYRDVSDDVAVDGSVSIGVPEWNTSVHVLDSRLHPVPAGVPGELYLAGVQLARGYVARADLSSERFVADPFGAEGARMYRTGDLVRWSMDAGRLEYIGRTDFQVKFRGQRIELGEIETALTALSSVSQAVVVVAQLSVGESLAAYVVPAVGTAVDVEAVRSELGSAVPSYMVPSAFVVLDALPLNAAGKLDRRALPAPEFEIREFRAPQTPVEESVAAVFAEVLGVERVGLDDDFFAVGGNSLLAVKLVSKLRAAVGGGPIPLNWLFVDASVDSLAARITAATTSPVEGVESTGLETLIPLRIGGSSAALFCIHPIVGLSWAFGGLSAYLGDDRPIYGLQSPALSGAEPLPESIEQWAALFVDRIRTVQPSGPYHLLGWSMGGSIAHAMAVQLQREGESVDTLAMMDSFVAGRTDHLVDRPVSAGEMLGGLGLGGDSDIEIGELTVDSVAELLASMPAPFDAISRERIARILDGIARSAELIDSYVPRTFVGRSILFASVVDDPTGTVAASTWKDAVDGSVTVVPVHSTHWQMASQSALAEIGPVLQIELDR, from the coding sequence ATGGTGCGATGGCGCGAAGGGCCCTCAGGACCCGTCATCGAATACCTGGGCCGCAACGACTTCCAGGTCCAGGTTCGGGGGTTTCGGATCGAGCTCGGCGAGATCGACGCGGTTCTGACCGCACTCGACGGTGTCGAGTTCGCAGCAACCCTCGGCTACCAGGGGCCAACGGGAGAAACGGTTCTCGCGGCCTACGTGCTGCCGACGACAGGGGCCGAACTCGACGTCGACCACGTGCTCGACGCGGCCGGGCGCAGTCTGCCTGCGCACATGGTGCCGTCCGTGGTCACCGTGATCGAGTCGATTCCGCTGACTCCCACCGGCAAACTCGACCGAGATGCGTTGCCGGAGCCGGTGTTCGAGGTCGCCGAGTTCCGCGCTCCGGCGACACCCACCGAGCAGGCGGTAGCCGACATCTTCGTCGAGTTGCTCGGCGTCGAACGAGTCGGTCTCGACGACGACTTCTTCGCGCTCGGCGGCAATTCGCTGATCGCCACCAAACTCGCTGCACGGCTGGGGTCGGCACTCGGCGTACACGTGCCTGCGCGTTCGGTGTTCGAGTCGTCCACCGTCGAAGCACTCGCGAACGCAGCCGACTCGGTCGACGCTCCGGTCCGGGCCCGGCTCGACGCCTCGAGGGCTCGGCCGCAACACATTCCGCTCTCGTCCGCTCAGCAGCGCATGTGGTTCCTGAACCGACTCGACACCTCGTCGGCAATCAACAACGTGCCGGTTGCCTTGCTGCTGCGCGGTTCACTCGACATCGATGCGCTGCAGGCCGCCGTGATCGATGTGGTGGGTCGCCACGAGTCGCTGCGCACCGTCTACCCCGACATCGACGGCAGCGGATATCAGCATGTGCTCGACGAGGCCGACACGCAGGTCGACACGGCCGTGGTGCCTGTCACCCGCGAGAGCGCCCTGGCCGACGTCACGCAGTTCTTCACGCGTGGATTCGACGTCACCACCGAAATTCCGTTCCGTGTTCGACTGTTCGAGATCACCGATCCCGCCGGTCCGGTACCGGAGTACGTACTGGCCTTCGTGGCACATCACATCTCGGCCGACGGTCTGTCGATGGCTCCGCTGTCTCGGGACGTCATGACGGCATACCTCGCGCGACGCAGCGGATCGGCACCGCAGTGGACGCCGCTGGCGGTTCAGTACGTCGACTACACGCTGTGGCAACTGGACATGCTCGGTTCCGAATCGGACCCGAACTCTCTGGCCAACAAACAGATTCGGTACTGGCAGCACGCGCTCGACGGTCTACCGGAACAGTTGGAGCTACCCGCCGACCGGCCGCGCCCGCGGGTCGCATCGGGACGAGGGGCGGTGGTGTCGTTCGATATCGACGCCGAGCTGCACGCCCGAGTGCTCGAGTGCGCCCGCACGAGCGAGTCGACCCCGTTCATGGTGGTGCACGCCGCGCTGGCCGTGCTGCTGGCGAGACTCTCGGGTACGGCGGATATCGCCGTGGGAGCGCCGGTGGGTGGCCGTGGCGACGCCCGGCTGGACGATCTGGTCGGCATGTTCGTCAACACGGTGGTGCTGAGAACACCAGTTGCGCCGGATGCCTCGTTCGCCCAGGTTCTCGACACGGTACGTACGGCCGATCTCGAGGCGTTCGACAATGTCGACGTGCCCTTCGAGCGTCTGGTCGAGGTACTCGATCCGGTGCGTTCGCAGGGACGACACCCACTGGTGCAGGTTGCACTGTTCTTTCAGAACTTCTCACAGGGTTCGTTCGAGCTGCCCGATCTCGGTGTCGAGGCGTTCGGTTCCGGCGTGGCATCGGCGAAGTTCGACCTCCAGGTGACCTTCACCGAGCGGGGCGACGGCGAAGGACTCGCCGTCGAGCTGATGTACGCGACTGATCTGTTCGACGAGTCGACCGTGACGTCCTTCGGACACCGGTTGGTGACCGTTCTCGACGCGGTGACCGCTCGACCCGAGCTCCCGGTCGGTGACATCGATGTGCTCGACGCCGGTGAGCGAGATCGGATTGTGTCGGTTGTCAACGACACTCGGGTTTCGGCGGCTGCTGCGGGTGAGGTCTTGTTGGATGGTTTCGATCGCGTGGTGGTCGATTCGCCGGATGCGGTGGCGTTGGTGTTCGGTGAGCGGTCGTTGACCTATCGGGAGTTCTCGGATCGGGTGGATGCGACCGCGTGGTTGTTGCAGGAGCGCGGTGTCGGGCCGGGTGCGCTGGTGGGGTTGGCGATGCGTCGATCGGTCGAGCTGGTGGTCGGGATGTACGCGGTGCTGCGATCCGGTGCGGCGTATGTTCCGGTGGATCCGGATCAGCCGGCGGAGCGTAACGACTACATTCTCGACACGGCGTCGCCGGTTGTCGTTCTGTCGACGGCGCGGGACGACTTCGTCACGGGAACTGCGATTCCGGTTGTCGATATCACGGATCCGCCCGTGCCGGGTGTGTCGGTGGCGTTCCCTCGTGCTGTGGGTGGCGATCTGGCGTACGTGCTGTTCACCTCGGGGTCGACCGGTCGGCCCAAGGGGGTGGCCGTGGAGCATCGTGCGATCGTCAATCAGATGGCGTGGATGGCGCAGGAGTACGGTCTCGACGCGTCGGATGTCTACTTGCAGAAGACTGCTACGACGTTCGATGTGTCGTTGTGGGGGTTCTTCCTGCCGTTGCGTACCGGGGGTCGGTTGATCGTGGCGGCCCCGGGGGCGCAGCGTGATGTGGAGGCCGTTGCGGCCGATATCGCCCGTCATGGTGTGACGGTGACGGATTTCGTGCCGTCGATGCTCACGGTGTTTGCCGAATCGGTTGCTGCGCAGTCCATTTCTTCGCTTCGGCATATTTTCGTGATCGGTGAGGCGTTGCCCGCGCGGACCGTGGGTGCGTGCCGGGCCGTGTCGGATGCTCGGGTGCACAATTTGTACGGTCCGACCGAGGCTGCGGTGAGTGTCACGTATCGGGACGTCTCCGATGACGTCGCGGTGGATGGTTCGGTGTCCATCGGAGTGCCGGAGTGGAATACCTCTGTTCACGTTCTGGATTCGCGGTTGCATCCGGTACCCGCGGGTGTGCCGGGTGAGCTCTACCTCGCCGGGGTGCAGTTGGCTCGGGGTTACGTTGCGCGGGCGGATCTGTCCTCGGAGCGTTTCGTTGCCGATCCGTTCGGTGCTGAGGGGGCGCGGATGTATCGCACCGGTGATCTGGTGCGGTGGTCGATGGATGCCGGACGGCTCGAGTACATCGGTCGTACCGATTTTCAGGTCAAGTTCCGTGGGCAGCGCATCGAGTTGGGGGAGATCGAGACGGCGTTGACGGCGTTGTCGTCGGTGAGTCAGGCCGTTGTGGTGGTCGCGCAGTTGTCGGTGGGGGAGTCGTTGGCTGCGTACGTGGTGCCTGCCGTCGGCACCGCGGTCGATGTCGAGGCGGTGCGGTCGGAGTTGGGGTCGGCGGTGCCGTCGTACATGGTGCCGTCGGCGTTCGTAGTGCTGGATGCGCTGCCGCTCAATGCGGCGGGGAAGCTGGACCGTCGGGCGTTGCCTGCCCCGGAATTCGAGATCCGTGAGTTCAGGGCTCCGCAGACTCCGGTCGAGGAATCGGTCGCCGCGGTGTTCGCGGAAGTCTTGGGAGTCGAGCGCGTCGGGCTGGACGACGACTTCTTCGCGGTGGGTGGCAACTCGTTGCTTGCAGTCAAATTGGTCTCCAAGCTCAGAGCAGCCGTGGGCGGCGGGCCGATACCGCTGAACTGGTTGTTCGTCGACGCGTCCGTGGACTCGCTCGCCGCACGGATCACGGCAGCGACGACGTCGCCGGTCGAGGGGGTCGAATCCACCGGGCTGGAGACTTTGATTCCTCTTCGGATCGGTGGTTCCTCCGCAGCACTGTTCTGCATCCATCCCATCGTGGGGCTGTCCTGGGCCTTCGGTGGACTGTCGGCGTACCTCGGCGACGACCGTCCGATCTACGGGTTGCAGTCACCTGCCCTCTCCGGTGCCGAACCCCTGCCGGAATCGATCGAGCAGTGGGCCGCCCTGTTCGTGGACAGGATTCGCACCGTGCAGCCGTCCGGCCCGTACCACCTGCTCGGTTGGTCGATGGGTGGGTCGATCGCTCACGCCATGGCTGTGCAACTGCAGCGTGAAGGCGAATCGGTGGACACACTGGCCATGATGGATTCGTTCGTCGCGGGCAGGACCGACCACCTCGTCGACCGTCCCGTGTCGGCCGGAGAGATGCTCGGCGGCCTGGGCCTGGGAGGAGACTCCGATATCGAGATCGGCGAGCTCACAGTCGATTCCGTGGCCGAGCTGTTGGCATCGATGCCTGCTCCGTTCGATGCGATTTCTCGCGAACGGATCGCCAGGATACTGGACGGGATCGCCCGCTCGGCCGAGCTGATCGACTCGTACGTGCCCCGGACATTCGTCGGACGGTCGATTCTCTTCGCGTCGGTCGTCGACGATCCGACCGGAACCGTTGCGGCGTCGACGTGGAAGGACGCGGTCGACGGGAGCGTCACCGTGGTTCCCGTGCATTCGACGCACTGGCAGATGGCGTCGCAGTCTGCGCTCGCCGAGATCGGACCCGTGTTGCAGATCGAGTTGGACCGGTAG